The genomic DNA TGGGATCATCTCCTTGATAACATGGAAAGTCCATTTTGGCATAATGTGGCACCACCACTTGTTTCCCAATTGCCCCATGAAAACCTCTTGAAAGACCACCCTGCTCATACGTGCAGTATGGTTGACAGTTAACTGATCCATGTTGCACTAAAAGAAGAGTTGAGATTTCATTTAAGGCTTCTTCAATTCTTTGCATGCGATCAGTGGAGCTAGTTGCTCCTTCCTCCAAGCATTGAATGCCTTCCTTAACGTCGTATACGTCTGCCTCCAAAGATTCAATTCTATCACGATTAGTAGCCATACCCTTGTGCTTTGATACTAATTGATAGGTCCCAAACAGCATgttacaaatctccacttatGGTTGGAGTTCTATCACAATACAAACACATAAATAAGATAATACGTTTTGATACCCTAGTGGATCTCACTCAGAACAagataaacaagataatactcCACGAGAGTTGAACCACAACAGAATTAGAACTCTACACCAAATCCTCCATATCCCTACTACCCTCACTACCTAGTATTTAAAGACTATACTAACACTACCCATAATACACTTTCCCAATTAGAATAACCCATGTTTCTCTCCACATCATAGGCAATTAGTTAGTGGCCTATCTGTTAGTGCCTTCTTAATTTCCTCAGAAAGTGGAAGATTTTGCATGGTAATATGCAAACTACTACCGTTGATGGGGCAGAGTGGCGGCATCCATGAACTCCTCATCAGACTCAAGAGTGCTCATGAAGTCTGGCAGAAGACACACCTCCAAATCTATGCTTCCTCCTCCTTCATATCCCGGAAACGATGACACTTTCCCATCAAACTTATTTGCATACCCACTGCGAAGTGCCACTGCTTTCCCCATACCAAATTCATTACCATATATGTTGAATCTGGGTGAGCTCCCCATCATTACACTGTATGGGTCAAAAAACCGAGCAAGTTGGTAAATAAAGGGAGACTGCTGCCAGGCGTCGAGCCATCCATGGATCACCTTGTCAGTGTGGTTATCCACGGCCTGGTGTAGCTGCCATGCCGCCCACCCAAGACTCTGTTCAAGCAGTTCACCAACTGTGGCTACTCCGGCCACAGTGTGAATTGAGTTCCCAAAGTAGTCTTCAGAAAGTGGTGGATCCATTCTTGATCTGTTGTTGGTTGCCAGCTTGCAACCGGTTATTTGATCAAGCGGTAGATGACGCGCACGCGTTATGCACCTCCAGAGGAGTGCCGACAGGGACTGGAAGGAAGAGATCTTGTTGGTTTTGTACTCTGCATTGGCCTTGGCTTTGAGCTTTGTTATGGATTCGGGTGAGAAGTGGAACACCCTCTCTCTCAGTGCGGGTGCTTCAAATCGGCTGATGATCTCATCTTGGTGGGTGAAAGGGAGGTTGACGATTGGACCACAACCATCAGGAAACCATCGCTTGTGGATGGGCGGGCGTGCAAGGGAGATATCATTTCCTTCTGCCTGAAAGATCTCAGACCAAGAGTTAAAGAAATGCCAGTATGAAGTTCCATCAACAATGCAATGGTTCATGGAACAGCCTACAAAAATGCCGTCTTTCAGTTCTGTAATTTGAATGGAAAGCAAAGGCATGGTATGCCCATCATAATTGAGAGCTCGGTCATGGTCAAAAAACGATTGAACAACCAACGGCACATCAATCGGTGAAAGAATTTCAGATATTGTCATGTCTAAAGCTGCATGGATGAATTTAGCTCCTGGGCTGTTATCACAGTCAACATAAATCAAGCAAGAAGGTGGGTTTTCATTTGTTTGTGTCACAAGGCGACCGGAAAGTGGGTAGAAATGGACAAGGGCTCTCGAGAGGGAGCGCTTAAGCCTGTCCAAGAGTGTGTCGATGAAGCCTTCTTGCTCATCTGCTGCCGGAGGTTTGGTGAAGAGAAGACCCTTCTGGATATAGTGTGCAGAGAGCATGGCAAGATCCCATGGCGTCAGGTAAAAGGGCTGCTTGGCCTCTTCTAAAGCATGCTCTGGTTTAACAAAGCACTCTGAGATGTGCCGGACTTTCTGAGGATTCGACATCAGATGGTCAGGGAAGGCTAACAGGCTTAAGTGGCTCTCTTGAATCTCTTCAATCActgtagttttatttttatagaagcGGCGCGCTCTGGTTCATGCCGTTGATCAAGATATGCAAATGTTGACTTCCGGTTGCATAGCAGCACAATTTACGGACTGTTCTAGGATGCCCCCAACAGAGTAGGTAAAGGCTGCATCCagttaaaatttaattaaaataataatattccaGCCAATCGTTGTTCACCTAGTCAATATTCACTggtgacctttttttttcttttttttttaatttttatttttacgtcCATTAAAAGAGATGGGAGATTTTGAACTAGTGATTATCGCTTCATGAGACATGATTTTAGGTCAATTAAGCTATTTTTTCAATTGAGAGAGAATAGACTCCACAGTATCAGAAATAATTTAGAAATTGGTCCATAAATGATTTCAAAAGACAACCAAATCAACCTAGATTTTATCGCATGCTGCTTATTCCCATCACCCATATATTATATGTTGATTAAGCAATGGAGTAGAAGTAAAGCTTTATGAATTTTGAATTAACAACATAAAGAACAAAAGGAATCCCACCAACCTCCTCATTTATTAGCTCCTGCTGAATATAAATCATAAACTACGAAATGTTAGAAGCACGACACAACGAAACGGTCTGAATGGGTTGGTGGGTTGGTGGGTGAAAAATTCGTTGATCATTCCATTGGTCATCATCGCTTCGCCCTCTTTCCTCGAAACGTTTATCATGGTAAAGGTATAGATCTACATACATCTAATCTCTTAATCAGTAAGTTAGGCAtgcaaaattattaatattgatTGTTTTAGGATGAACCACCTATGCAGGTAAAATGTAAATTCtaaattcaaatattaaagTCCATCATTAATTGAGGTAATCAGAAACTTGGTGAGTAGAAACTTGTCATAGTAGACATGTTCTCAGAAACTTGTCATAGTAGACATACTCTCAGAAACTTGGTGAGTAAGAAACTTGTCATAGTAGACatgtttggaagaaaactgTCCCATATATTGCTATAGGCCTATACCCAGTCAATAGGTGATCGAACTAAATCTAAATGGCAATGGCGCATAATTAACGCTGTTTGACTAACAATATAACATGTTCTTGGTGAGTAAGAAACTTGTCATTGTAGACATGTTCTTATCGCATTTTGCTTCTTCCCTCACCCATATAACCTTGTGCGTGGCCTTTGATTAAGGATatgtttggaagaaaactgTCCCATATATTGCTATAGGCCTATACCCAGTCAGTAGGTGATCGAACTAAATCTAAATAGCAATGGCGCATAATTAACGCTGTTTGACTAACAATATAaagaacaaaagtaatccaccaACCACCTAATTTATTAGCTTGTGCTGGATATTAAATCAAATGGTGTGAATGGGTATGGGTTGATGGGTGGAAAATTCGTGGATCATTCCAATGATATTTATAACATTATATACTATGTTTTACTCGAAAAatgatcctctctatttcaaattcgCTCCATTTCCTTCGGTTAATGTATTTAGAAGgacaaaattgttcaaatttttttgatgttaaaatttttgaacaacactaccattctaaatgcactaactaGAGGAAATTGAggagatttgaaatggagataatCCTTTTCCATTTTACTGTTGGTCCAACGAGCGCCATCCACAACCAATTAAGAATgcacaaatttgaaaaacatatatataaacttaaaacttaaaatttcaACGTTCTTAATTTCGATCAAACACATGCAAGCCTCACTGTGCTCCATGTATTTTCTccaacatatattttttatttggaaaattttataataaatctcTGAGTCAACGTGTGAAAATTAATAACACCCTCAATGTTTGTTCTCACTTTTTAACTCCTTAAGTTCATCCGTTATAAACCCTTCCGCTACATTTTCTCCCAATTTTTTAACGTCCATCAATTTAACTCAATACGCACCGTTTTGCCAAGGAAGTGAAAAATGGAATCTTATGTTTTGTTTACCCCAGTTTTTCATGTTCTAAAACAGAAGTGAATCCTACGGTTTTCTGTCCTTTTCAAAATTCTTCTCATATGCAATCCTTAATCGGCAATGATATTAACTATGTGAAGTAGCCCCAATTTAAAAGTTAAAGAGAAGCTAACTAACAGTAGACAACATAGAAGAATGCGTTATCTCCACAAAGGCCATTGAAGAATGAGTAGATTCTCCTAGGCTTCAACAACACAGGAAGATGCCTTCTTTTAAAATCCCTTTTGAAAGCCATTTTTCTGTTCATCTCTCTCCTATATACATCTTTTTGaacaatattaaaacaaaaaaaaagagagacaaacTCTGCATAGTGATTTCAACAGATTTTTCTTGCCCAGAAAAAAGATCCATTAAAGAATGAAAGAGATATATTGAAAAACTCTATGACACTCTTTGCTGATATGGTAACTCTCTTATATGTTGGCTTTCAGGTATTTTCTTTGACACGCATGGAGAGTATTACGAAGACctgagcaagagagagagacggagagggagagggagagtgCGACTCAAGGCAAATGGGAAGCATTCTAGGCTGTTCATTCTCTACAGTCTTAAATGCAGCAAACTTGTTGCATTTGGATGATGACCCACAGTCTTCAAGACTTTAGTGCTGCTTCTACTCAAACGAGAGAAAGAATTAGACCATATttaccaaacaagaaaaaaaaaaaaattataacatcacagaatccttcaattttttcttttcttttcttgactAGGAGAATTCTAAAAGGTTAAACTGTGTACCAAAATAAATGAAGATGAAAAAGATTCAGGGAAAGACAATTAGAAACAAGATCAAATCAGAATGAAAGAACAATGTTCCTTGATCTTTTAAGAAACAAGGAAATGCTGCTATGTTTAGAAAAAAGAACTATTATTTTGCTAACGCAAGTTATTATTCTCTGTAGGTTCTTTTATGCTATGGGACATACACAAATTTGGAGCTTCTTGAATGCTACGAGTTTCtactaagggcctgtttgagattgtgtttgaggggcttaaagaagagaaaaaaaaaaaaaaaaaaaaacaaatttagggACATATACAATGCGGgaaaattgttattattttttttatttgtttttacaATTTCCTGCACCCCAAATAGGAAATTATTGGCGTATACGGGTATACGCCATTAAAAGCGTTAAACATAATGCACTTTTGTATAAATTTATGCcaagaaaatgaatttatttaatGTCGTTTATATATACGccatgcatttttttaaagaacagtGGTGTATTAGAAAATACACtgagaaatttttaaaatactgACTAGTATTAAAAACGCTAtgaatgggtttttttttttcttctttttgtagtGAGTGTTTGATGAAAGGCCTCAACCAGTTGACGATTCCAGAGAGGCTATGTTGTATTTATAATTCCAGTGTTTTACATCACCCGCGTTGGTCTATATCTTCATCTGCAGTAGTTACAGTTTGTTTTGGATAGCTCTGTTCAGACTCCTTCGTTGCGTTAACCTCTTCTACACAGGAGAGATTGAGTTTATCTTCAATACGGCTGAAGGTAAATGTGAAGTTAGGTTTCACTTTGAGATTCTGAATTAAGCCTACTTTTCCGGCTTCTTGTTCTGTATCAAAAAAGTGGAGCTATAATGATATCTTCCATACGGTACATTAGTAGCTACTACTATTCACTTAAACAGGTGTTTCGAGTATTTGGAATACTTGATATGTCTTACAACATGCcgggccggctcaatgtatttggggGCTTTAGGCGAAAATTTGAAGTTgagccttatttttttaatatttaaatattaattaaataatatttattttaataatattattatattcttataatattcttattattttcattctcattgttgtttcatgacttttaagtttaacttttaactagttgcccaaaaaattgatgtggcatatttgtttttttgggttaattgatcttattttacaatgggCTTATTATACTGAGGCCTTATTTTAGAGGCCTAAactttttatgtgaaaaaattttgggccttatttaaaaaaaaaaaaaaaaaaaaaaaattatgccttaagttaaaataaaattaaaaaaatttttaggccttattaaaaatttttttaggccttattaaaattttttttgagccTTCATAACTGGGGCCCCTAAGCGACCGCCTCAatggcctagccattgagccgACCCTGACAACATGTATGCTATATTCTGCATTATATTGCTTCGCAAAGTACACTATAAGATTACCGGTCGACAATTATTCCATTCCATTTCCTGCTCTGTCAATATCATCATAGATTCATAATAGTTATAAGACAGATAACCTGAAAGCTTTTATTAGACCTTTACAAATATGTTAGTGCTTTCTTAATTTCCTCAGAAAGTGGAAGATTTTGCATGGTCATCTACAAACTACTGCCACTAATGGGGCAGAGTGGCGGCATCCACGAACTCCTAATCAGACTCAAGCGCGCTCATGAAGTCTGGCGGAAGACACACTTCCAAATCTATGCTTCCTCTTCCTTCATATCCCGAAAACGATGACACTTTCCCATCAAACTTATTTGCATTCCCTCTGCAAAGTGCCACTGCTTTCCCCATCCCAAATTCAGTGCCATACATGTTGAATCTGGGTGAGCTCCCCATCATTACATCGTATCCATCAAAAAACCGAGCAAGTTGGTAAATAAAGGGAGACTGCTGCCAGGCATCGAGCCATCTATGGATCAATAGAACGCTACACATCAATGTATCGAAGGAGAATATGAGGATCAAGGTAAGTGGGCTATCTTGTGTTAGTATTTTCATGAATAATGACCTGGTGCATTGTATACATAATGCTTTTAAAGACAAACCCAGATTATCtcttaaactaaataaaataccaTCTTATGCATGAAAAGTGTGACGTGAACTATTTTTATAGCTATTGTCTCAAAAATATACATGAACTGTTTATTGGACTACTTGATAATATTATATGTGATGTGATGCTATTTATGATATGACAAATGTGGTGACACCGGTACCGTGTGTATGTGTTATGTGTTATGTGAATATGATCGGATGCAGTGCACCATTTGTTTGGTGTGGCCTCATAAGCTGTTAACCTTAAGTCAAGGGG from Corylus avellana chromosome ca6, CavTom2PMs-1.0 includes the following:
- the LOC132184868 gene encoding uncharacterized acetyltransferase At3g50280-like, producing the protein MSNPQKVRHISECFVKPEHALEEAKQPFYLTPWDLAMLSAHYIQKGLLFTKPPAADEQEGFIDTLLDRLKRSLSRALVHFYPLSGRLVTQTNENPPSCLIYVDCDNSPGAKFIHAALDMTISEILSPIDVPLVVQSFFDHDRALNYDGHTMPLLSIQITELKDGIFVGCSMNHCIVDGTSYWHFFNSWSEIFQAEGNDISLARPPIHKRWFPDGCGPIVNLPFTHQDEIISRFEAPALRERVFHFSPESITKLKAKANAEYKTNKISSFQSLSALLWRCITRARHLPLDQITGCKLATNNRSRMDPPLSEDYFGNSIHTVAGVATVGELLEQSLGWAAWQLHQAVDNHTDKVIHGWLDAWQQSPFIYQLARFFDPYSVMMGSSPRFNIYGNEFGMGKAVALRSGYANKFDGKVSSFPGYEGGGSIDLEVCLLPDFMSTLESDEEFMDAATLPHQR